In Anaerolineales bacterium, the following are encoded in one genomic region:
- a CDS encoding PTS sugar transporter subunit IIA gives MQYTLTDLLQADQIVLDLQAADAEGVIRSLVDRLAANGAVTPAYADDVIAREQTFPTGLPTEPLAVAIPHADPPQVLRSAIGLAVLAQPVAFGQMGTDGSTLVQTRLVFLLAIKEQEKQVEMIGQLIGAIQNPGLLEGLTQAASPAAALQLIRETLQP, from the coding sequence ATGCAGTACACCCTCACCGATCTGCTTCAAGCAGACCAGATCGTGCTTGACCTGCAGGCGGCCGATGCTGAAGGCGTCATCCGCAGCTTGGTGGATCGTCTGGCGGCCAACGGCGCCGTGACCCCCGCCTATGCGGACGATGTGATCGCCCGCGAACAGACTTTCCCCACCGGCCTGCCCACCGAACCGCTGGCGGTGGCCATTCCCCATGCCGACCCGCCGCAGGTGCTGCGCTCCGCCATTGGCTTGGCTGTGCTGGCCCAGCCGGTGGCTTTCGGCCAGATGGGCACGGACGGGTCCACCCTGGTGCAGACCCGGCTGGTCTTTCTCTTGGCGATCAAGGAACAGGAGAAGCAGGTCGAGATGATCGGCCAGCTGATCGGCGCCATTCAGAACCCCGGATTGCTCGAAGGCCTCACCCAGGCGGCCAGCCCGGCGGCGGCCCTGCAGCTGATCCGCGAGACCCTGCAGCCCTAA